Proteins from one Armatimonadota bacterium genomic window:
- a CDS encoding amino acid adenylation domain-containing protein → MPIRPTEPSRIKSAPAARRRPRSHVIPAQVGAQERSRGHEAREELKRFIEQRATVASLPQALREAAHPATSRGVVCIDSDGIPHETAYSLLLQQAEQWLGALRRAGLQMGDRVVLQIEEAAEFLPALWGCLLGGFVPVPAPTEGSYEKEAAGLSRLTAACRAADPGLIAASVRIAAEIAGTRDLPQRLTRSEVAGCTGDTDHADVSADSTALLLLTSGSTGMPKGVQLTHRNILAHATAEAEVCGLGPGDTTLNWLPLSHVGGLSMCHLRDVLLGCRQVHAPKELIVEQPLRWLDWLHEYGAAYTWAPNFAFALVNDALADTERRDWDLSRLRTIVNGAEPIVTRTARRFLELLAPCRLAESAMVPTWGMSETGAAAAYSERFRLDTTRDDDPFVEVGAPLPCIAFRIQDAHGVDAAEGVEGRLLVSGACVTPGYFRADALNAEAFTLDGWLRTGDLARVTSGRLTITGREKDVIIINGLNYYSHEIESAVEAVAGVLPSFAAACAVRNLESQTDELAVFFAHDAGADPDAVAASIRTEVPRRTGARVTDLVALSTDAFPKTSVGKISRSTLVQRYQAGEYAGSRIVALRQPSSAAPPQTATEATVTAVWNRVLGSSAGVGEFFAAGGTSLLAIRATAELRQRLNKPIPAHLIYTQSRLRDLAAAIDALPDATFTAPVEMEELPAFPLTPAQRRAWFIEQVAPDGGAYLQPLDIRLSGPLEVAALEEALNGLRRRHEMLRSCVLAVDGEPRLVPDGIAMLGLPVDDLSHLDSAARDNECNRIVAEVAATPFELESGPLVRWRLIRLTPDEHRLVLCAHHLVLDAHAFGMLWHDLGELYSLTTAGETPELEAARPFSQWVTASQRHTDPARQNRTMAEWRRQLEDRLEPCDMPADFARPATFRYEGAVLRQALEPAVGDQLERFCREQGVTPYIAGMAAMFAVMRRCLDRDALTIGTPLANRDMPGADTAFGYVTNTLPVSVDVPATMDFRGLVGKVHAALRFAVERQDVPLEELVAALPLPRDASRSPLFTVMFQTIELPTSSENWGGIEAEFHELHNGSAKLDVTVQLAKDSKGWSVSCEYSTALFMEASIQRLLDHYLRLLEAALCVPGASLNGLPMLADDEIGWMMDAGAGVTTGGEYPTVLDSFDRTADGQPNRPALTAEGRTWTYGDLNRRACRFAAALLAAGVRPGTHVLVSLPRNADLIAAMLGVWKVGAAWVPVEADTPPARIHEICADACPAAIIAETAGWLADAPAPVITPVTADAMPDRVMASVRVSDRGPAYAIFTSGTTGRPKGVSISQRSLAWRIHSTRAHFGFTGDDVWSCLHSAAFDLSVWEIWHPLACGARLVLAPRGLALDGDATARLVEQERVTVMHLTPSAARLLADSVPPQRMAAGSLRFVGVGGEALPGELVPALLAWGAEVWNLYGPTEATVWVSAHHITAADARDRVVSMGTPLPGSRLMVLDQQGELMPAGCVGELCLGGAGIADGYLARPEQTAERFVANRWASGDAPAYRSGDLARWRADGTLEFAGRTDDQVKLHGFRLELGEVESVLVQHPSVRACAAGIRKDSAGDDRLVAWVVSSGEALQPERLRAHLLQFLPAYMAPAVFVTVETLPLNASGKVNRKALPDAPPAEVAQIDHLPRVASDTELAIGRIWERLLGVPAVARTDDFFALGGHSLTAVRLFAAIEKQFGVKLPLATLFQAPTIEALAAAVDGGAAAGRFASLVPIQPEGSLPPFFCVHAAGAEVLFYRDLANRLGSDQPFYALQARHVGGQRAPHRSVEEMACDYLAEIRLMQPEGPYAIGGASLGGLVAFEMARQLEAAGQRTQIVALFDTFHTDYPHYRPWARGIVRKAMNTWRVIQHHGGSLAMLQPGHRRAYVRDKALRAWDELRWSVQGAVRGWKTRAYRLLRREIPAHLRPKPHYVRLAAANYRPDPYAGTITIFRAKHQPLGVYRDDTLGWRGLALGGIEIVDVPGFHAAIVAEPRVRVLAEELKRRLQPREERRTEAAVDLPEPQVARAVSARA, encoded by the coding sequence ATGCCCATTCGACCTACCGAGCCGAGCCGCATCAAGTCGGCCCCGGCGGCGCGCCGCCGTCCGCGTTCGCACGTCATCCCGGCACAAGTGGGCGCCCAGGAGCGATCTCGCGGACACGAAGCCCGCGAAGAGCTAAAGCGGTTCATAGAGCAGCGCGCCACGGTGGCATCTCTGCCACAGGCGCTGCGTGAGGCAGCGCACCCGGCAACGTCCCGTGGAGTCGTCTGCATCGATTCCGATGGCATCCCGCATGAAACGGCGTACAGCCTTCTGTTACAGCAGGCGGAGCAGTGGCTGGGCGCCCTGCGGCGCGCCGGTTTACAGATGGGCGATCGGGTGGTGCTTCAGATTGAGGAGGCCGCCGAGTTCTTGCCGGCTCTGTGGGGCTGCCTTCTCGGCGGCTTTGTTCCCGTTCCGGCGCCTACAGAGGGCAGCTATGAGAAAGAAGCCGCGGGGCTTTCTCGCCTGACGGCAGCATGCCGCGCTGCCGACCCCGGCTTGATCGCTGCATCTGTGAGGATCGCCGCCGAGATCGCCGGGACCCGCGATCTGCCGCAACGGCTGACACGGAGCGAGGTTGCCGGCTGCACCGGCGATACCGACCACGCGGATGTCTCCGCGGACTCCACGGCGCTGCTGCTGCTTACATCGGGAAGCACCGGCATGCCCAAAGGCGTTCAACTCACGCACCGGAACATTCTGGCCCATGCCACAGCCGAAGCCGAAGTCTGCGGGCTGGGTCCGGGAGACACCACCCTTAACTGGCTGCCGTTATCCCACGTTGGTGGCCTTTCGATGTGTCATCTGCGCGACGTCCTGCTCGGCTGCCGCCAGGTTCACGCCCCCAAAGAGCTGATCGTTGAGCAGCCACTCCGCTGGCTGGACTGGCTGCATGAATACGGCGCCGCCTACACCTGGGCGCCCAACTTTGCCTTCGCACTTGTCAACGACGCGCTGGCCGATACGGAACGGCGCGACTGGGACCTGAGTCGCCTGCGCACGATCGTCAATGGCGCCGAGCCGATTGTGACCCGCACCGCGCGGAGGTTTCTGGAACTGCTGGCGCCATGTCGACTCGCCGAGTCGGCAATGGTACCCACGTGGGGCATGTCTGAGACCGGCGCCGCGGCCGCCTATTCTGAGCGGTTCCGGCTGGATACCACCCGCGATGATGACCCGTTTGTAGAGGTAGGCGCGCCACTGCCGTGTATCGCCTTTCGCATCCAGGACGCGCACGGTGTTGATGCCGCTGAAGGGGTTGAGGGCCGCCTTCTTGTAAGCGGCGCGTGCGTGACGCCCGGTTACTTTCGGGCGGACGCGCTGAATGCCGAGGCGTTCACTTTGGACGGCTGGCTTCGCACGGGAGACCTCGCGCGAGTCACGTCCGGACGCCTCACCATTACCGGCCGGGAGAAGGACGTCATTATTATCAACGGTCTCAACTACTACAGCCACGAAATAGAATCGGCTGTTGAGGCTGTAGCCGGTGTTCTGCCCTCCTTTGCCGCTGCGTGTGCCGTAAGGAACCTGGAAAGCCAGACCGACGAACTCGCCGTCTTCTTTGCGCACGATGCCGGAGCCGATCCGGACGCCGTGGCCGCCTCAATCCGCACCGAGGTTCCGCGACGGACCGGTGCACGCGTCACAGATCTGGTTGCTCTGTCCACAGATGCGTTCCCAAAGACTTCAGTCGGCAAAATCTCACGCTCTACGCTGGTACAGCGGTACCAGGCGGGCGAGTACGCCGGCAGCCGGATCGTCGCGCTCCGGCAGCCATCATCCGCGGCGCCACCGCAAACCGCGACGGAAGCGACCGTCACGGCCGTTTGGAACCGTGTGTTGGGATCATCCGCAGGGGTGGGGGAGTTCTTTGCCGCGGGCGGCACATCGCTGCTGGCGATCCGGGCTACGGCGGAGCTGAGGCAGCGGCTGAATAAACCGATTCCCGCGCACCTCATCTACACGCAATCGCGGCTGCGCGATCTGGCGGCGGCCATCGACGCACTGCCGGATGCCACCTTCACAGCCCCGGTGGAGATGGAGGAGCTTCCAGCGTTTCCCCTTACGCCCGCACAACGACGGGCCTGGTTTATCGAGCAGGTTGCGCCGGACGGTGGCGCATACCTCCAGCCGCTGGATATCCGGCTGAGCGGTCCGTTGGAAGTCGCGGCGCTGGAGGAGGCGCTCAACGGCCTGCGCCGCAGGCATGAGATGCTGCGGAGCTGCGTTCTTGCGGTAGACGGAGAGCCCCGGCTCGTTCCCGATGGAATTGCCATGCTCGGCTTGCCGGTGGATGACCTCTCACACCTGGATTCTGCGGCGCGTGACAACGAGTGTAATCGGATCGTGGCGGAAGTGGCAGCGACGCCGTTTGAGCTCGAATCCGGTCCACTCGTCCGGTGGCGCCTCATCCGCCTGACACCTGACGAGCACCGGCTTGTTCTCTGCGCGCACCACCTGGTTCTGGATGCCCATGCTTTTGGAATGCTCTGGCATGACCTCGGCGAACTCTACAGTTTGACCACGGCAGGCGAGACGCCGGAGCTGGAGGCGGCGCGGCCGTTTTCGCAGTGGGTAACCGCCAGCCAACGTCACACGGACCCGGCTCGTCAAAACCGGACCATGGCGGAGTGGCGGCGGCAACTCGAGGATCGACTGGAACCGTGCGACATGCCGGCCGACTTCGCGAGGCCGGCCACATTCCGCTACGAAGGCGCCGTGCTGCGGCAGGCGCTCGAGCCCGCCGTCGGCGATCAACTGGAGCGGTTCTGCCGGGAACAGGGCGTAACACCATACATCGCCGGTATGGCCGCAATGTTCGCCGTGATGCGCCGCTGCCTCGATCGTGATGCGCTTACGATCGGTACGCCGCTTGCCAACCGCGATATGCCCGGCGCCGATACCGCCTTTGGCTATGTGACCAACACCTTGCCCGTGAGCGTGGATGTACCTGCCACGATGGACTTTCGCGGACTGGTTGGAAAGGTGCACGCGGCGCTGCGATTTGCCGTGGAGCGGCAGGATGTTCCGCTGGAGGAATTGGTGGCCGCGCTTCCGCTGCCGCGCGACGCCAGCCGGTCGCCGCTATTCACGGTTATGTTCCAGACCATTGAGCTGCCCACTTCTTCGGAGAACTGGGGCGGTATTGAAGCAGAGTTTCACGAGCTGCACAATGGTTCGGCGAAGCTGGATGTCACCGTTCAGCTGGCGAAGGACAGCAAGGGCTGGAGCGTATCGTGCGAGTACAGCACCGCACTCTTCATGGAGGCCAGCATCCAGCGGCTGCTCGACCACTACCTGCGCCTGCTGGAGGCTGCGCTGTGCGTTCCCGGCGCTTCCCTCAACGGCCTGCCGATGCTGGCCGATGATGAAATCGGCTGGATGATGGATGCCGGCGCCGGAGTAACCACCGGTGGCGAATACCCGACCGTGCTGGATAGCTTTGACCGAACCGCCGACGGCCAGCCCAACCGCCCGGCTCTGACGGCTGAGGGACGAACGTGGACCTACGGCGACCTCAACAGGCGTGCCTGCCGGTTCGCCGCCGCACTGCTCGCCGCCGGCGTAAGGCCGGGTACGCATGTTCTGGTGAGCCTGCCGAGAAATGCCGATCTGATTGCGGCGATGCTTGGCGTTTGGAAGGTGGGCGCTGCGTGGGTTCCCGTGGAAGCCGATACGCCTCCGGCGCGGATCCACGAGATTTGCGCCGACGCATGCCCCGCGGCGATCATCGCTGAGACCGCCGGCTGGTTGGCGGACGCGCCCGCGCCGGTGATAACGCCGGTGACGGCCGACGCCATGCCGGACCGGGTAATGGCCTCGGTGCGGGTTTCCGACCGGGGACCCGCGTACGCGATCTTCACGTCCGGCACCACCGGCCGTCCCAAAGGCGTATCGATTTCACAACGCAGCCTTGCGTGGCGCATCCACAGCACGCGCGCTCACTTCGGATTCACCGGCGACGACGTCTGGAGCTGTCTGCATAGCGCAGCCTTCGATCTCTCGGTTTGGGAAATCTGGCACCCTCTGGCGTGTGGGGCACGGCTGGTTCTTGCGCCGCGCGGGTTGGCCCTGGATGGTGACGCCACAGCGCGCCTGGTAGAGCAGGAGCGCGTGACCGTGATGCACCTCACGCCATCCGCAGCCCGGCTGTTGGCCGATTCTGTGCCGCCGCAGCGTATGGCGGCGGGTTCACTCCGATTCGTAGGCGTTGGCGGCGAGGCGCTTCCGGGCGAATTAGTCCCCGCGCTGCTGGCATGGGGCGCGGAGGTGTGGAATCTCTATGGGCCCACAGAAGCAACCGTTTGGGTCTCGGCGCACCACATTACGGCGGCCGATGCCCGGGACCGTGTGGTGAGCATGGGAACGCCACTACCCGGAAGCCGGTTGATGGTTCTGGATCAGCAAGGTGAGTTGATGCCGGCGGGATGTGTAGGAGAGCTCTGTTTGGGTGGCGCGGGTATCGCGGATGGGTATCTGGCGCGGCCCGAACAGACGGCGGAACGCTTTGTGGCCAACCGATGGGCATCCGGCGACGCGCCGGCATACCGGAGCGGCGATCTTGCTCGCTGGCGCGCAGACGGCACGCTGGAGTTTGCCGGCCGAACCGACGACCAGGTAAAGCTGCACGGCTTCCGATTGGAGTTGGGAGAGGTAGAAAGCGTGCTGGTCCAGCACCCCAGCGTGCGAGCTTGCGCAGCGGGCATCCGGAAGGACTCCGCCGGCGACGACCGTCTTGTTGCGTGGGTAGTATCTTCGGGCGAAGCTCTGCAGCCGGAACGGCTGCGGGCGCACCTGCTGCAGTTCCTGCCGGCCTACATGGCGCCGGCAGTGTTTGTGACGGTAGAGACCCTGCCGCTGAACGCCAGCGGCAAGGTAAACCGCAAAGCGCTGCCGGATGCGCCTCCGGCAGAAGTCGCGCAGATCGACCATCTGCCACGCGTCGCTTCCGACACCGAGTTGGCCATCGGCAGGATATGGGAGCGTCTGCTCGGAGTGCCGGCGGTGGCCAGAACCGACGACTTCTTCGCTCTGGGCGGCCACTCGCTCACGGCTGTGCGCCTGTTTGCAGCCATCGAGAAGCAGTTCGGCGTCAAGTTGCCACTGGCAACGCTCTTTCAGGCGCCGACGATCGAGGCGCTGGCGGCCGCTGTGGATGGTGGCGCGGCTGCCGGCCGTTTCGCCTCACTGGTGCCAATTCAGCCTGAAGGTTCTCTGCCACCATTCTTTTGCGTGCACGCGGCCGGCGCCGAGGTGCTGTTTTACCGAGACCTGGCCAACCGTCTCGGTAGTGACCAGCCGTTCTACGCACTCCAGGCCCGCCATGTGGGCGGCCAGCGCGCCCCACACCGATCCGTGGAAGAGATGGCTTGCGACTACCTGGCGGAGATACGGCTCATGCAGCCGGAGGGTCCGTACGCGATCGGCGGCGCGTCGCTCGGCGGCCTGGTGGCCTTTGAGATGGCCAGACAGCTGGAGGCCGCGGGCCAGCGAACGCAAATCGTGGCGCTCTTCGACACCTTCCACACGGATTATCCCCACTATCGGCCCTGGGCGCGCGGGATCGTTCGTAAAGCGATGAACACCTGGCGCGTGATTCAGCATCACGGCGGCAGCCTGGCAATGCTCCAGCCGGGACATCGACGGGCCTACGTGCGCGACAAGGCGCTTCGCGCGTGGGACGAATTGCGGTGGAGCGTGCAGGGAGCGGTGCGAGGCTGGAAAACGCGCGCATACCGGCTGCTGAGGCGCGAGATTCCGGCTCACCTGCGGCCGAAGCCACACTATGTGCGGCTGGCGGCGGCCAACTACCGGCCCGATCCCTACGCCGGTACGATCAC